The Onychostoma macrolepis isolate SWU-2019 chromosome 18, ASM1243209v1, whole genome shotgun sequence genome includes the window attttcttagaattgtgTTACTAGAAGCAACTCTTAgcactaagatttttcatgaatatgaGCCCAGAGCTGTACACCCCTGCTCTACTGGAATGGTTTCTGTCCCGTAACCTCATGAAATGGCAAAGGGCCTTTCCCAATACCCATTACATTGTTGGGAGCTGATTATCGTATATAATTTTGtccagaatgaatgaatgaatgtatttaATGATGTTAAGTTGTTATCTTGTACAGTTCAAAGCATTTCTCATAGGAATTTagcattttaaatgaatcacaTGGGAACCTTAttgatttctctctctctctctctctctctctaatcaGTCTTCTCCTCaatcatttattaaatcaagtgtaaaatacatttgataAACGTGGAGATATATGTATACTCAATATATTATGGACAAATTGTAAATGTAAGTGTTACAATTTTACAAGGATAAAGTATAAAGGATGTAATTGTATACAATATACATAAATagtctaattttaaagcaagtGAAAGAATAacttgtattttaataataataatggtaataCTACAAAACAACAGGCATTTACATGTTTTACTTCTTTGTTTACAGTGGTGAACCCCAAAATGATTAGAGTACAGAATAATGTAAAACTATTTCGTTTGTGTTTCTCTACCCATGATGGCTTTTTTAGTGTTCCTTTCTGGATGTAAAAGAATGATGTAGCACTTAGGGGCAAATATGGCCACCAGTAACCCAAAACTAGAAGCTAGGATAGCAAATATCTCTACAGCCACTGCATATTTCCCTGGTGAGCTCACATATGCTGGAACAAACGCAATCCACACAGCACAGAAGATCAACATGCTAAAAGTGATAAACTTTGCTTCATTAAAATTATCTGGTAGATTTCTTGCCAGGAAGGCTAAAAGGAAGCTTACTGCTGCCAACAGTCCAATGTATCCCAGCAGCATAGAAAAACCAGCCACTGAGCCTATAGCACATTCATATACTATTTTAGATCGAGTATACTGGTTGTTTTTATGTGGTGTTGGAGAGGCAGTTGATAGCCAGACTGCACATATCACAACCTGGAGGGCTGTTAGGACCAGAACTGTGCATCTTTGTTGAGCTGCTCCAAACCATTTCATCGCACCTTTGCCTTCTGGCCGAGATGACTTGAATACAGCTATTACCACCATGGTCTTAACAAGGATGCTGGAGACGCACAGGACAAAGCTTATACCAAACACAGCATGTCTTAACTGACATGTCCACAACTGTGGCCGGCCAATGAACAGCAGCACACACAGGAAACACAGTTTAAGTGACAACAGAAGCAGAAAGCTGAGCTCTGAATTGTTGGCTCGTACTATGGGAGTGTTACGGTGATGAGCAAAGATAACCATTACAAGAGCACAGATGCAGGTGCCAAGCAGGGAAGCAGTAGTCAGAGAGATGCCCAGAGGATCCTCATAGGAAAGAAACTCTACTTCTTTAGGGACACACTGGTCCTTATCTGGATTGGACCAGAACTCATCTGGACATGCAGTACACTCAATTGCATctgtaagtaaaataaatagatagataaataaaaagatttaagtTTAGAAGAAAGTAAAAAAGTAGacagttattaaataaattagtttcaagttttattcagtttcaattttGCCAACAATAATCTCCTCACCTGTTGTGTTAGAAATCTCTCCATCTCTGCATGGCAGGCAGTCAAAACAACAGACAGGCAGACCCTTCCTCCTGGCTTGTCTGGTGCCTGGGGGGCAGCTCTCACTGCACACAGACCGTGGGGGCTGTCAGCGGACAACATATGCTGTTATTTATTAGCACACAATGATAGAGTGAATGCTTAATATAGTGTAGTAGTTTCATTCTGAATGAATGTAACATGCctttaatatatacagtataagaataataatttaataaattactgaacatgattacttttttaaactGAACGTTCCAGTATAACGCATCCTCGTTCAGTGAAAGCACCTTCCCATTCCCTGCCCCTTCATTTACTACACCAACTGTGTAGACCTGTATTGATCCGTCAGAGTTTGGCTGCCAGTTCAATACGTCATAAATAGCCAGAGCATCTCCATTCTTATCAAATGACACATGATCCCCAAAGCCTGTGGTGAAGTTCACTTTCTGTAGGTAGTGAACCAGCTGTACAGTTTAGACAAAACACGTTTAAAAGTCAAACATGACAAATATGCGTTCACACATTGTCATTCATGCATGActgcaatattttaatttaaatttttaaaattctgttataaaaatgtgtgaatgACTGTTTCTTAAAAATTGAATAGTTATGCTTTCAAATGTTATCACatataaatgtatctttttTGATTAccaaaatatcaataatataatTGGGACAATATCAATTTAATTAAGATATCTGATATATGAGTCTATGTAGAGCACATATTTTGCTTTTCCATTTAGCTCTTCTATATGCCTGGATAGAATCTGCACTATACCTATGGGCCTTACCTGCCACGGATTTAGGTTGGTTATGTCGGCACATCTGTTCCCACTAAATGGTCCACTACCCTCCTCACACTGCATTAGGTCATGAAGTGCATGTGCCAGGGCATAAACTGCCTTATAGACATTATAAGCTGCTCTCAGCCCTGAGACATCAGTGTATGGTGTGTTTGTGGTgctcagatcctcctgtcctgTACACACCTTTTTCAATTGCTCTCCATCTATCGCCGTACCCCCAGTTTTAAAACTGCACCTGAATATGTTTTCCCAGAAGATCTTCAACATATTATTTCTTGGATCATTGCTGGGACAAAGACGTAGCAAAAACTCTTGAAGTCCTTGGATCTCTCCACGTCTGATGGCAATGCCCAGTGTGCCCCCTAAAAAGGGCAGGAAACGTGAATTGTGAAACACAGGTGAGGTAGCCCATGCTTCACTTGCAATCCACTGTCTGCCTGTCAGGTTATGCAATACCACCTCATCCATCAAAGTCATCAGATAAGATGAAGTAGAAAAAACAACCACCACTCTAGCTGTAGAGGCCTGAATCACTCCTATTATACGCCGAATGTCTTTTGGGTTGTTATCATGGGGCAGGATTTCAGAAAAGGCAACACAACCTCCAAACAGCTGTGTTTCCTGCTTAAAGGACACAGAAGCATAGATGCCGTAGTCGTCATCACTGTAGAGGAGTCCAACCCAGGTCCATCCAAAATGCCTTAAGATCTGAACCATAGCCCGCACCTGGAAGGCATCACTGGG containing:
- the LOC131524468 gene encoding extracellular calcium-sensing receptor-like — its product is MWITVNICLYLSFKCISAASIHRSGTCQLQGRFKLNGMYQDGDVILGGLFEVHFFTVFPELSFRTEPEPPYCEKFDMESFQQAQTMVFAVDEINKNPNLLPNVTLGYHLYDNCVMLGMAFRAAVSLVSGTEERFSNLNCTGPSPVIGIVGDPGSTPSIAISSVLGLFRVPIVSHYATCSCLSDRKKYPSFFRTIPSDAFQVRAMVQILRHFGWTWVGLLYSDDDYGIYASVSFKQETQLFGGCVAFSEILPHDNNPKDIRRIIGVIQASTARVVVVFSTSSYLMTLMDEVVLHNLTGRQWIASEAWATSPVFHNSRFLPFLGGTLGIAIRRGEIQGLQEFLLRLCPSNDPRNNMLKIFWENIFRCSFKTGGTAIDGEQLKKVCTGQEDLSTTNTPYTDVSGLRAAYNVYKAVYALAHALHDLMQCEEGSGPFSGNRCADITNLNPWQLVHYLQKVNFTTGFGDHVSFDKNGDALAIYDVLNWQPNSDGSIQVYTVGVVNEGAGNGKVLSLNEDALYWNVQFKKPPRSVCSESCPPGTRQARRKGLPVCCFDCLPCRDGEISNTTDAIECTACPDEFWSNPDKDQCVPKEVEFLSYEDPLGISLTTASLLGTCICALVMVIFAHHRNTPIVRANNSELSFLLLLSLKLCFLCVLLFIGRPQLWTCQLRHAVFGISFVLCVSSILVKTMVVIAVFKSSRPEGKGAMKWFGAAQQRCTVLVLTALQVVICAVWLSTASPTPHKNNQYTRSKIVYECAIGSVAGFSMLLGYIGLLAAVSFLLAFLARNLPDNFNEAKFITFSMLIFCAVWIAFVPAYVSSPGKYAVAVEIFAILASSFGLLVAIFAPKCYIILLHPERNTKKAIMGRETQTK